One region of Populus trichocarpa isolate Nisqually-1 chromosome 4, P.trichocarpa_v4.1, whole genome shotgun sequence genomic DNA includes:
- the LOC127905168 gene encoding uncharacterized protein LOC127905168 isoform X4, which yields MIGLDFSKQLAALQTVRGGVSNSEGWEILGIDYSRLLNELDNRYPGVYLSGKEASRPLVVAEVLSSSAFILASSRESGAGGTSISRPLNSLHLGDLNSLLSYCRNHELDPSKGVLAPSELFSY from the exons ATGATA GGATTGGATTTCTCGAAGCAGCTCGCAGCTCTT CAAACTGTGCGAGGCGGTGTTTCAAATTCCGAGGGCTGGGAAATCCTTGGAATTGATTACTCGAGGCTTCTAAATGAGTTAGATAAC CGTTATCCTGGCGTGTATTTGTCGGGTAAAGAAGCCTCTCGGCCACTCGTGGTTGCGGAGGTATTAAGTTCTTCTGCTTTTATCCTG GCCTCGTCTCGCGAGAGCGGAGCTGGCGGTACAAGTATCAGCAGACCGCTTAACTCACTG CACCTGGGAGATTTAAACAGTTTATTATCGTACTGCAGAAACCATGAACTGGACCCGTCTAAGGGAGTTCTTGCTCCTTCTGAGTTATTTTCttattga
- the LOC127905168 gene encoding uncharacterized protein LOC127905168 isoform X1: MIGLDFSKQLAALQTVRGGVSNSEGWEILGIDYSRLLNELDNRYPGVYLSGKEASRPLVVAEVLSSSAFILASSRESGAGGTSISRPLNSLSSRRANYKGLMKDCLCIMCGLFEVSAGISESLEPPDNSAAKLSHNGNTASAFATRADGVRYL; this comes from the exons ATGATA GGATTGGATTTCTCGAAGCAGCTCGCAGCTCTT CAAACTGTGCGAGGCGGTGTTTCAAATTCCGAGGGCTGGGAAATCCTTGGAATTGATTACTCGAGGCTTCTAAATGAGTTAGATAAC CGTTATCCTGGCGTGTATTTGTCGGGTAAAGAAGCCTCTCGGCCACTCGTGGTTGCGGAGGTATTAAGTTCTTCTGCTTTTATCCTG GCCTCGTCTCGCGAGAGCGGAGCTGGCGGTACAAGTATCAGCAGACCGCTTAACTCACTG AGTTCAAGAAGAGCAAACTACAAAGGCTTGATGAAAGATTGCTTGTGCATCATGTGTGGATTATTTGAAGTTTCTGCGGGAATCAGTGAGAGTTTAGAACCTCCTGATAATTCTGCAGCAAAACTATCTCACAATGGCAATACTGCTTCAGCATTTGCAACCAGAGCTGATGGTGTGAGGTACTtgtaa
- the LOC7476360 gene encoding peroxidase 19, which produces MYTTIMPALSSSSSSICTFLLVFLLVVRASNCAAKATKSSRPPRQLSVDYYAKKCPQLEQLVGSVTSQQFKEAPVSGPATIRLFFHDCFVEGCDASILISTNPGSKELAEKDAEDNKDLRVEGFQTISKAKDLVERKCPGIVSCADILAIAARDYVHLAGGPYYQVKKGRWDGKISMASRVPYNIPRANFTIDQLLKLFNSKGLTLEDLVVLSGAHTFGFAHCKQFVSRLYNYRGTKQPDPGMDPRLLKALKMSCPQFGGNPDIIAPFDVTTPFLFDHAYYGNLEAKLGLLASDQALFLDPRTKPLVQQLGKDKKSFFQAFSIAMEKMGSIGVKRGRRHGETRRVCSMHT; this is translated from the exons ATGTATACAACAATCATGCctgctctttcttcttcttcttcttctatttgcaCTTTCTTGCTTGTTTTCTTACTTGTTGTAAGAGCCTCAAATTGTGCAGCCAAAGCCACCAAGAGCTCTCGCCCTCCACGCCAATTATCTGTTGATTACTATGCTAAAAAGTGCCCTCAACTTGAGCAGCTTGTTGGTTCAGTCACTTCCCAACAGTTCAAAGAAGCACCAGTCTCAGGGCCAGCCACCATTCGCCTGTTCTTTCATGACTGCTTTGTAGAA GGCTGTGATGCATCAATATTGATATCAACAAACCCTGGAAGTAAAGAGTTGGCAGAGAAGGATGCAGAGGACAATAAGGACTTGAGGGTGGAGGGATTTCAGACTATAAGCAAGGCCAAGGACTTGGTGGAGAGAAAGTGCCCTGGTATTGTTTCTTGTGCAGACATTCTTGCAATTGCAGCCAGAGATTATGTCCACCTC GCAGGAGGTCCTTATTACCAGGTGAAGAAAgggaggtgggatgggaaaatATCAATGGCATCTAGGGTGCCGTACAACATCCCTCGTGCAAATTTCACCATTGATCAACTACTAAAACTCTTCAACTCTAAAGGACTAACACTTGAGGACCTAGTCGTTCTTTCTGGTGCTCATACATTTGGATTTGCTCACTGTAAGCAATTTGTTAGCCGACTCTACAATTACCGTGGCACTAAACAGCCTGATCCTGGCATGGATCCAAGGCTACTAAAAGCTCTTAAAATGTCCTGCCCACAATTCGGTGGGAATCCAGACATTATTGCACCATTTGATGTTACAACTCCGTTCTTGTTTGATCATGCTTATTATGGGAATTTAGAGGCTAAATTGGGGTTGTTGGCCTCGGACCAAGCTCTATTTTTGGACCCAAGAACCAAGCCCTTGGTTCAACAATTAGGAAAGGATAAGAAAAGTTTCTTCCAAGCATTTTCAATAGCTATGGAGAAAATGGGCTCAATTGGTGTGAAAAGGGGAAGAAGACATGGAGAGACGAGGAGAGTTTGCAGTATGCATACATAa
- the LOC127905168 gene encoding uncharacterized protein LOC127905168 isoform X3 has translation MIGLDFSKQLAALQTVRGGVSNSEGWEILGIDYSRLLNELDNRYPGVYLSGKEASRPLVVAEASSRESGAGGTSISRPLNSLSSRRANYKGLMKDCLCIMCGLFEVSAGISESLEPPDNSAAKLSHNGNTASAFATRADGVRYL, from the exons ATGATA GGATTGGATTTCTCGAAGCAGCTCGCAGCTCTT CAAACTGTGCGAGGCGGTGTTTCAAATTCCGAGGGCTGGGAAATCCTTGGAATTGATTACTCGAGGCTTCTAAATGAGTTAGATAAC CGTTATCCTGGCGTGTATTTGTCGGGTAAAGAAGCCTCTCGGCCACTCGTGGTTGCGGAG GCCTCGTCTCGCGAGAGCGGAGCTGGCGGTACAAGTATCAGCAGACCGCTTAACTCACTG AGTTCAAGAAGAGCAAACTACAAAGGCTTGATGAAAGATTGCTTGTGCATCATGTGTGGATTATTTGAAGTTTCTGCGGGAATCAGTGAGAGTTTAGAACCTCCTGATAATTCTGCAGCAAAACTATCTCACAATGGCAATACTGCTTCAGCATTTGCAACCAGAGCTGATGGTGTGAGGTACTtgtaa
- the LOC127905168 gene encoding uncharacterized protein LOC127905168 isoform X2, which yields MIGLDFSKQLAALQTVRGGVSNSEGWEILGIDYSRLLNELDNRYPGVYLSGKEASRPLVVAEVLSSSAFILASSRESGAGGTSISRPLNSLSSRRANYKGLMKDCLCIMCGLFEVSAGISESLEPPDNSAAKLSHNGNTASAFATRADGVRF from the exons ATGATA GGATTGGATTTCTCGAAGCAGCTCGCAGCTCTT CAAACTGTGCGAGGCGGTGTTTCAAATTCCGAGGGCTGGGAAATCCTTGGAATTGATTACTCGAGGCTTCTAAATGAGTTAGATAAC CGTTATCCTGGCGTGTATTTGTCGGGTAAAGAAGCCTCTCGGCCACTCGTGGTTGCGGAGGTATTAAGTTCTTCTGCTTTTATCCTG GCCTCGTCTCGCGAGAGCGGAGCTGGCGGTACAAGTATCAGCAGACCGCTTAACTCACTG AGTTCAAGAAGAGCAAACTACAAAGGCTTGATGAAAGATTGCTTGTGCATCATGTGTGGATTATTTGAAGTTTCTGCGGGAATCAGTGAGAGTTTAGAACCTCCTGATAATTCTGCAGCAAAACTATCTCACAATGGCAATACTGCTTCAGCATTTGCAACCAGAGCTGATGGTGTGAG ATTTTAG